The Rhinolophus sinicus isolate RSC01 linkage group LG09, ASM3656204v1, whole genome shotgun sequence genome includes a window with the following:
- the LOC141573042 gene encoding LOW QUALITY PROTEIN: uncharacterized protein LOC141573042 (The sequence of the model RefSeq protein was modified relative to this genomic sequence to represent the inferred CDS: substituted 2 bases at 2 genomic stop codons), which produces MTGHHGNVMMPNFLPFQLSLCVLRGKRILTGRKERVTTLEAPTLEVVGDVPDEKVAQRRPQWTPFGRAWGKDPEYGVIETAPVDAQVTPKTLFLNHFPDICAKARDYGVEVKKALGGTGPGGQRAYQYWPFSSSDLYNWKAQNPSFSEDPKGLTDLFESVMHTHSPTWDDCQQLLMTLFTTEEHERILTEARKNVPGDNGRPTTLPNLINERFPLNRLEWDYANAKGRERLRVYRQTLTAGLRAAARRPTNLAKVKAIMQGENKSPAVFLERLYDAYRQYTPLDPLAEENQSAIIMSFINQAAPDIKKKLYKQEGLREMSIRDLMKVAERVFNTRETPEERENRIRKENQELQERIRKENREHQSRENRRQQREMAKILLAGIQGTVRERPNLAGPARPWRPRPQLDRRQCAYCREYGHWKRECPKRQGQTGQDARILLAGMDNDXRGQDSDPLPESWVTAYVEGKPIRFMVDTGAQYSVLNKHTEPLSQKTSLVQGATGSKAYRWTNRRQVDLGRHQVTHSFLVIPECPAPLLGRDLLTKVKAQIHFEPDSIKVLDGQGQPLHILTLSLVDEHRLFALQDRPSNLPPSGWPHEMDYCVKTYPQAWAEIVGVSRVVCQAPVVVELKASAQPVRIRQYPMSSEARKGIAPHINRLLEAGILKSCHSAWNTPLLPIKKPGGNDYRPVQDLREVNKRVEDIHPTVPNPYTLLSHLPPSHIWYSTLDLKDAFFSIALAPSSQHIFAFEWHDANSGTPGQLTWTRLPQGFKNSPTLFNKALNXDLDSFRQSHTSVTLLQYVDDLLLAAPSEAECRQATGDLLQKLGQLSYRASAKKAQICKQTVIYLGYKLQERTRWLTEAIKETILRLPVPTSAREVRKFRGTTGYCRLWILGYAEIAKPLYDAIKDKVPWAWGADQQKAYEKLKVALLRAPALAMPDPLKPFTLFVDERKGIAKGVLMQRLGPWKCPVAYLSKKLDPVAAGWPPCLRIIAAVALMVKDADKLTFGQHLKVVTPHAIEGVLKCPPGKWMTNARLTHYQRLLLDAPRIVFAEPTTLNPATLLPTPDLKAPLHDCQEIMAEITQVRPDLQDTALPNSELIWYTDGSSFNIEGVRKAGAAVVDQSGNIIWSASLSPGTSAQKAELIALAEALKRAKGKRMTVYTDSRYAFSTIHVHGSIYREKSFVTAEGKVLHNLPEIQRLLMAVQMPRAIAVVHVPGHQTARTPEAERNRRTDKAAKMAAMATPASALALNLPTPELPRLPPRPDYTPEDLHWIQSHHCPESDQQGWHRDTEGRLILPAHLGLFLLSNLHQATHLGKRKLLSILESARLRFPRQAAQIQKIVDRCIGCQAMKPSRKAPQHTGTRIRGKVPGRSWEMDFTEVKPGKFGYKYLLVMVDTFSGWVEAFPTKRETSQVVAKVLLEKSFPRYGVPKVLSSDNGPAFISKVLQGLARAMGTNWKLHSEYNPQSSGQVERMNRTLKETLSKLAIETGGDWVTLLPYAIFRVQNSPYVHGLTPFKILYGAPPPIISRTFSDLDPNAAPSYLASLKALQGVQHEIWPLMRSLYEVKDAPNPEHGIVPGDWVWVKRHRSRTLEER; this is translated from the exons ATGACGGGTCACCATGGTAACGTGATGATGCCCAACTTCCTTCCCTTCCAACTGTCACTCTGTGTACTGAGAGGAAAGAG AATTCTCACGGGAAGGAAGGAGCGGGTTACAACCCTGGAGGCTCCAACTCTGGAAGTCGTGGGAGACGTCCCCGACGAGAAGGTGGCACAACGACGTCCGCAGTGGACGCCGTTCGGACGGGCCTGGGGTAAAGATCCTGAGTATGGTGTGATTGAAACGGCGCCTGTGGAT GCTCAAGTAACACCCAAGACTCTGTTCCTGAACCATTTTCCTGACATCTGCGCCAAAGCTCGTGATTATGGCGTGGAAGTGAAAAAAG CCCTAGGAGGGACTGGCCCAGGTGGGCAGCGTGCATACCAGTATTGGCCCTTTTCAAGCAGTGATCTGTACAACTGGAAGGCCCAAAACCCTTCTTTTTCTGAGGACCCGAAAGGTTTAACTGACCTGTTTGAGTCtgtcatgcacacacacagtcccACTTGGGATGATTGCCAGCAGCTTCTTATGACTTTATTCACCACTGAAGAGCACGAGCGGATCCTCACTGAGGCCAGAAAGAATGTCCCCGGCGACAATGGACGGCCAACAACTCTACCGAACCTGATTAATGAGCGCTTTCCCTTGAACAGACTGGAGTGGGATTATGCTAATGCAAAAGGTAGAGAGCGTCTCCGAGTTTACCGCCAGACTCTAACGGCAGGTCTCCGAGCGGCGGCACGCCGCCCCACCAATCTAGCCAAGGTAAAAGCTATAATGCAAGGGGAAAATAAAAGCCCGGCTGTGTTTTTGGAGCGCCTCTATGATGCTTATAGGCAGTACACCCCATTGGATCCCCTAGCAGAGGAGAACCAGTCGGCTATAATTATGTCCTTTATAAACCAGGCCGCCccagatataaaaaagaaattatataaacagGAGGGACTAAGAGAGATGTCTATTCGGGATTTAATGAAAGTAGCAGAAAGAGTCTTCAACACTCGAGAGACTCCcgaagaaagggaaaatagaattaggaaagaaaatcaggaattGCAGGAACGAatcaggaaggaaaacagagaacATCAGAGTAGAGAGAAtaggaggcagcagagggagaTGGCCAAGATCTTGTTGGCAGGCATACAAGGTACTGTCAGGGAAAGACCAAATCTGGCCGGGCCAGCCCGACCGTGGAGGCCGCGTCCCCAACTGGATAGGAGACAATGTGCCTACTGTAGAGAGTATGGACATTGGAAGAGGGAATGCCCCAAGCGCCAGGGCCAAACCGGGCAAGACGCACGAATTCTGCTGGCAGGGATGGACAATGATTAGAGGGGACAGGACTCGGATCCCCTCCCCGAGTCTTGGGTAACTGCATATGTAGAGGGGAAGCCAATTAGATTCATGGTAGATACAGGAGCTCAGTACTCAGTTTTGAACAAGCATACAGAGCCCTTGTCTCAGAAAACCAGTTTGGTGCAGGGGGCAACTGGGTCTAAAGCTTATCGGTGGACCAATAGGCGCCAAGTGGACTTAGGCCGCCACCAAGTTACCCACTCCTTCCTGGTTATCCCTGAATGCCCAGCCCCCTTATTAGGGCGCGATCTCCTGACTAAAGTCAAAGCCCAAATCCATTTTGAGCCGGATAGCATCAAAGTATTAGATGGCCAAGGACAGCCCCTCCATATTTTAACACTGTCTCTTGTGGATGAACATCGCCTGTTTGCCCTGCAAGACAGACCCTCCAACCTTCCCCCTTCTGGATGGCCCCATGAGATGGACTATTGTGTTAAAACGTACCCTCAGGCGTGGGCAGAAATAGTGGGTGTAAGTCGAGTGGTCTGCCAAGCACCAGTAGTAGTTGAACTTAAAGCCTCGGCTCAGCCTGTCCGGATCCGCCAGTACCCCATGTCCTCTGAAGCGCGAAAAGGGATTGCCCCACACATTAACCGTCTCCTGGAAGCTGGAATACTAAAATCTTGCCATTCTGCTTGGAACACCCCACTCCTCCCCATTAAGAAGCCAGGGGGGAACGATTATAGGCCAGTCCAGGACTTGAGGGAAGTGAATAAGAGGGTTGAAGACATCCACCCCACAGTCCCTAACCCATATACCTTACTAAGTCATTTACCCCCTTCACATATTTGGTATTCTACCTTAGACCTAAAGGATGCATTTTTTAGCATAGCCCTGGCACCTAGCAGCCAACACATTTTTGCCTTCGAATGGCATGATGCCAATTCAGGAACCCCCGGGCAGCTGACCTGGACTAGACTACCGCAAGGCTTCAAGAACTCTCCAACTCTGTTTAATAAAGCCCTAAATTAAGATTTGGACTCGTTTCGCCAGAGCCATACTTCAGTTACGCTCCTGCAGTATGTAGATGATTTGCTCCTGGCAGCCCCATCTGAAGCTGAATGCCGGCAAGCCACTGGAGACCTCCTCCAAAAGCTGGGGCAGCTAAGCTATCGGGCCAGTGCAAAGAAGGCCCAAATATGCAAGCAAACAGTCATCTATCTGGGATATAAGCTGCAAGAAAGAACTAGGTGGCTGACAGAGGCCATTAAAGAAACTATTCTTAGACTTCCAGTCCCGACCTCAGCCCGAGAGGTCCGTAAGTTTCGAGGGACGACAGGCTACTGCCGGCTGTGGATTCTGGGGTATGCTGAAATAGCGAAGCCTCTGTATGATGCAATCAAGGACAAGGTCCCTTGGGCCTGGGGGGCAGACCAACAGAAGGCATATGAAAAACTCAAGGTCGCCCTCTTAAGAGCCCCGGCCCTAGCAATGCCAGACCCCCTGAAGCCCTTCACTCTTTTCGTTGATGAGAGAAAGGGAATAGCAAAAGGGGTACTGATGCAGCGCCTGGGGCCTTGGAAATGTCCGGTTGCCTATTTATCTAAGAAGTTAGATCCAGTTGCAGCAGGATGGCCCCCATGCTTAAGGATTATCGCGGCGGTAGCCCTAATGGTGAAGGATGCAGATAAACTCACTTTTGGGCAGCATCTGAAGGTGGTGACCCCCCATGCCATAGAGGGGGTCCTGAAATGTCCCCCTGGTAAGTGGATGACCAATGCCCGCCTAACCCATTACCAAAGACTCTTGCTAGACGCACCCCGGATCGTCTTCGCTGAACCCACCACTTTGAATCCAGCCACCCTGCTGCCGACCCCGGATCTGAAGGCTCCTCTGCATGATTGCCAAGAGATCATGGCAGAAATCACCCAAGTGCGCCCCGACCTCCAGGACACCGCTTTACCTAACAGTGAGTTGATATGGTACACTGATGGAAGCAGCTTCAATATAGAAGGTGTGCGGAAGGCGGGCGCAGCGGTGGTAGACCAAAGTGGGAACATTATTTGGAGTGCCTCGCTTTCCCCGGGGACCTCAGCCCAGAAGGCTGAACTGATTGCCCTGGCGGAAGCGCTAAAACGGGCCAAAGGGAAGCGAATGACTGTCTACACCGATAGCCGCTACGCGTTTAGCACTATTCATGTGCATGGCTCCATCTACCGGGAGAAGAGCTTTGTTACAGCAGAAGGGAAAGTTTTGCACAATCTTCCTGAGATACAGAGACTGCTGATGGCCGTGCAAATGCCCCGGGCAATTGCAGTCGTCCACGTCCCCGGGCACCAGACTGCACGGActccagaagctgaaagaaacAGGCGAACAGATAAAGCTGCCAAGATGGCGGCAATGGCTACACCAGCATCAGCTTTAGCCCTCAACCTGCCCACACCCGAGCTCCCGCGCCTGCCACCGCGACCTGACTACACTCCGGAAGACCTGCACTGGATCCAGAGCCACCACTGTCCAGAGTCTGATCAGCAAGGGTGGCATCGGGATACAGAAGGAAGATTGATACTGCCGGCACACCTAGGACTGTTTCTTCTTTCCAACCTGCACCAAGCCACCCACTTGGGGAAAAGGAAATTGCTGTCAATTCTCGAGTCTGCCCGCCTCCGGTTTCCCCGACAAGCAGCTCAGATCCAAAAGATCGTAGATCGGTGCATTGGGTGCCAGGCTATGAAACCCAGTAGAAAAGCACCCCAACATACAGGTACAAGGATACGGGGAAAGGTGCCAGGACGGAGTTGGGAAATGGATTTCACTGAGGTAAAGCCGGGGAAGTTTGGGTATAAGTACTTACTAGTAATGGTTGACACATTTTCAGGCTGGGTGGAAGCCTTCCCCACGAAACGGGAAACTTCCCAAGTTGTTGCTAAAGTGTTATTAGAAAAAAGTTTTCCCAGATATGGGGTCCCCAAAGTTTTAAGCTCAGATAACGGCC